GTCGTTATCAGGAGGCCCTGGAAGAGCTGGCTAACCTGCGCGAGCCGGTAGATGCCTTCTTCGACAAGGTGATGGTGAACGCGGAAGATAAAGATCTGCGCATCAACCGCCTGACGCTGCTGACCAGGCTGCGCGAGCTGTTCCTGCAGGTGGCGGACATCTCCCTGCTGCAGTAATCGCTTAAAAGTCCGTCGCTATCAGAAACCCGCTTCGGCGGGTTTTTTATTGATTTTTTTACTTTCAAAAATCAAGGGATTAACAAAAAGTTGCGCCTGAGGCGGTAAGGTAAATCTGCGACGAACCGATATATCTTCTATTGGTCATTACCTCAGGAGCGTTCGGCGCTATGAAAAATATCAAAGTTATTACCGGCATCGTGGCTACGCTCGGGATCTTCAGCGTGTTATTGCTGGTGACCGGGGCACTGTTCTACTCTTCCGTCAGCAGCGATCGTCTTAACTTCCAGAATACCGGCCTGCTTAACTACCAGCAGCAGCAGCTTGGCGGCAGTTTTCAGACGCTGGTGGAAACCCGCGTGACCATCAACCGCGTCGCGATTCGGGTGCTGAAAAACCAGCGCGATCCCGCTTCGCTGGAGGCCATGAATAAGCTGCTGGCGAATGCCGGCGCGCTGCTGGCCGAGGCGCAAAAACAGTTCTCCAGCTATATGGACTCCGAAGATGTGCCGGGCCAGGATAAGGCCCTCGACGACAAAGCGGCCGCCAGCTTTAAGCAGATGCACGACGTCATGGAGCAGTCCATCCAGTTCCTGAAGGCCGATAATTACCAGGCCTACGGCAACCTTGATGCTCAGCAGGCGCAGGATGATTTCAAAGCCGTTTACGGCCAGTGGCTGACTCAGAATACCCGCCTGTTGAAGGCCGCCAGCGAGCAGAACCAAAGCAGCTATCACGGCATGCTCTGGACGCTGGGCACCATTTTTCTGATTGTGATCGCCGCGCTGGTCGCCATCTGGCTTGGCCTGCAGCGCGTGCTGCTGTGGCCGCTGAAAACCGTGATGGCCCATATCCAGGCTATCTCCGACGGGGATTTAACCCGTACCATTGACGCCGAAGGGCGCAGCGAAATGAGCCGCCTTTCAGCCGGGCTTAAATCCATGCAGCAGTCGCTGGCGAAGACCGTGAGCGTGGTGCGCGACAATGCTGATTCTATCTATACTGGCGCCAGCGAAATATCCGCCGGCAGCAGCGATCTTTCCTCCCGTACAGAGCAGCAGGCGGCGGCGCTGGAAGAGACGGCGGCCAGCATGGAGCAGCTTACCGCCACCGTGAAGCAGAACACCGACAACGCGCGCCAGGCGACCGGCCTTGCAAAAAATGCCTCCGAAACCGCGCAGAGAGGCGGGCGAGTGGTGGACAGCGTGGTCAGCACCATGAACGAAATCGCCGAAAGCTCCGGCAAAATCGTCGATATCACCAGCGTCATCGACAGCATTGCCTTCCAGACCAATATTCTGGCGCTTAATGCCGCCGTAGAGGCGGCTCGTGCGGGTGAGCAAGGCCGTGGCTTTGCGGTTGTTGCGGGGGAGGTCAGAACGCTGGCAAGCCGCAGCGCGCAGGCTGCGAAAGAGATTAAGGTGCTGATTGAGAACTCTGTTTCGCGCATTGATACGGGCTCCAGCCAGGTGCGCGAGGCGGGTTCAACCATGAAAGAGATCGTTTCGGCGGTCACCCGCGTGACCGACATTATGGGGGAAATCGCTTCTGCTTCCGAAGAGCAGAGCAAAGGCATTGAGCAGGTGGCGCAGGCAGTGTCCGAGATGGACAGCGTGACCCAGCAGAACGCCTCGCTGGTGGAAGAGTCTGCCTCTGCCGCGGCGGCGCTGGAGGATCAGGCGAGCGGGCTGCGTCAGGCAGTGGCCGTGTTCCAGCTTCAGCAGGCGGGAGGACGTCGGGTAGCGCCCGTGCAGGAGAAAGCTCATCCGCCGCTGGCGACGTTAAAACCGCAGCCAGCGGCGGCAAGCGATGCCAACTGGGAGACCTTCTGACCCCTTTGTAACGGCCATCGATTCACTAAGCCGCCCTGCGCGGCGGCTTTCAAAAAACGTGCTGCTGGCTTATGGATGGCGCCAACGGGGCATATCGCTAAAAATTCTGGCGCTCAGCCCGCAGTACAACGATACCGGGTTTTGGGCTCATATATTCCAGAAACGGGGTATCCACCACTTTTCTGTTGGCGGCCAACGAAGAGGCATTTCTGAACCATACCTGCCCGTTATGGCGTACCACAATACCCACATGTGAAACGTCCAGGCCTTCAAGCGGGGAGTAAACGCCAACATAATCCCCGGTATTAAGACGGCTAAGAACCTGCTCGTTAAGCGCTTTTCCGGGAATATAATTTATTTTGCGGGGATGAATACCCAGCCCGGGGATATACTCACCTCCGCCCGTTTTGCGGTTAAGCTGTTTGAGAACGGTGGCATAGTCAGGGCTGATTTCGGCCGTGACGTCCCTGGCATTGATCGGTTTTGTGGCAAACCAGTCAGTAAAGAAGTGCCGACGGCTAAGGTAGCTAACCTTCCCCTCGACATAGCGAACTCTCGTCAGATTTTGCAGAAAAGAGTTCTGGTCACGGCTGTGGGTCAGGGCCTCAATGTAGTCGGCGAGAGTAAAGCAGTCCAGGCCGTTGAAATTGACGA
This region of Cedecea lapagei genomic DNA includes:
- the tcp gene encoding methyl-accepting chemotaxis citrate transducer produces the protein MKNIKVITGIVATLGIFSVLLLVTGALFYSSVSSDRLNFQNTGLLNYQQQQLGGSFQTLVETRVTINRVAIRVLKNQRDPASLEAMNKLLANAGALLAEAQKQFSSYMDSEDVPGQDKALDDKAAASFKQMHDVMEQSIQFLKADNYQAYGNLDAQQAQDDFKAVYGQWLTQNTRLLKAASEQNQSSYHGMLWTLGTIFLIVIAALVAIWLGLQRVLLWPLKTVMAHIQAISDGDLTRTIDAEGRSEMSRLSAGLKSMQQSLAKTVSVVRDNADSIYTGASEISAGSSDLSSRTEQQAAALEETAASMEQLTATVKQNTDNARQATGLAKNASETAQRGGRVVDSVVSTMNEIAESSGKIVDITSVIDSIAFQTNILALNAAVEAARAGEQGRGFAVVAGEVRTLASRSAQAAKEIKVLIENSVSRIDTGSSQVREAGSTMKEIVSAVTRVTDIMGEIASASEEQSKGIEQVAQAVSEMDSVTQQNASLVEESASAAAALEDQASGLRQAVAVFQLQQAGGRRVAPVQEKAHPPLATLKPQPAAASDANWETF
- a CDS encoding DUF1460 domain-containing protein, translating into MKVNVGIVLLISACLTGCAKPGSAKYQTIMDRATAEKVSHIIQSAVIPSAGEKQGEIISRVSSAFLDTPYQANTLVGGPGVPEALVVNFNGLDCFTLADYIEALTHSRDQNSFLQNLTRVRYVEGKVSYLSRRHFFTDWFATKPINARDVTAEISPDYATVLKQLNRKTGGGEYIPGLGIHPRKINYIPGKALNEQVLSRLNTGDYVGVYSPLEGLDVSHVGIVVRHNGQVWFRNASSLAANRKVVDTPFLEYMSPKPGIVVLRAERQNF